The Schizosaccharomyces pombe strain 972h- genome assembly, chromosome: I genome contains a region encoding:
- the sst6 gene encoding ESCRT I complex subunit Vps23: MSDHAINEHPSRILNTIEKIRFWKNGLAEELELLFRKQCEDTFTLQAINIEVDTQDENKIEEVRIYLSTPAFDKTILTSACITVRSYYPSQPPIVQLLDEKGGKHKYTSLLLQLWKNERSVFNIYRLVQALIKQDFEREHTSPPELPTKLVNTIEKLKVKEENEAPPVIPAKPFSSSSEQHFRKVPALPSKLPPKPLKITANSSLGQETNSNSSSFQSTLFSLNTAPFSATSQQLVHDSVSLRRPSSNIPAQKPIPPKPEQNEIIITKDTPSLKDKYSKPALLPQKPKVSKGQIVQQVSVFSTGKKIESQSLLNLIDTDIETPLKGSSELLYSEDFKPNVDPVKIQQILHKQNKIIEEKWISQIRISKNLEVKQRLLDQERHALETLAKNIENNRFILGKRRRKAREALQKLDNLKDLSVQELFIIPSERELKYYELKRKDEKLDEGIRALNQALHHESIMPASWLKGIKLLARQQFLIRDEMLQYS, encoded by the exons ATGTCAGATCATGCAATCAATGAACACCCTTCACGAATTTTGAATACAATTGAAAAG ATTAGATTTTGGAAGAATGGACTTGCTGAAGAACTAGAATTATTGTTTAGAAAACAATGTGAAGACACGTTTACACTTCAAGCAATTAATATTGAAGTAGATACGCAAGAcgaaaacaaaatagaaGAGGTCCGCATTTATTTGAGTACTCCAGCATTTgacaaaacaattttaacCTCGGCTTGTATAACGGTTCGCTCTTATTATCCATCACAGCCGCCAATAGTACAATTATTGGATGAAAAAGGAGGAAAGCATAAGTACACAAGTCTTCTACTACAACTTTGGAAAAATGAACGGTCtgtttttaatatctaTCGTTTAGTTCAAGCTCTAATAAAGCAAGACTTTGAAAGAGAACATACTTCTCCTCCTGAACTGCCGACAAAACTCGTTAATACTATTGAAAAGCTCAAagtgaaagaagaaaatgaagctCCTCCTGTTATCCCTGCTAAACCATTCTCATCTTCCTCTGAACAACATTTCCGAAAGGTGCCTGCGTTACCTTCCAAACTACCGCCTAAgcctttaaaaattacCGCTAATAGTTCCTTAGGACAAGAAACAAATTCCAATTCTTCCTCTTTTCAAAGTACGCTTTTTTCTCTGAATACAGCACCTTTTTCAGCTACATCACAACAGCTTGTTCACGATTCTGTTTCATTGAGGCGACCAAGTTCTAACATTCCTGCCCAAAAACCTATTCCACCAAAACCTGAACAAAATGAGATAATAATTACCAAAGACACGCCTTCACTTAAAGACAAATATTCAAAGCCTGCTCTGTTACCGCAAAAACCCAAAGTTTCTAAAGGTCAGATCGTTCAACAAGTTTCAGTGTTCTCGacaggaaaaaaaattgagtCCCAAAGTTTGCTCAACCTTATAGATACAGATATTGAAACCCCTTTAAAAGGTTCGTCTGAGCTACTGTATTCAGAAGACTTTAAGCCCAATGTTGACCCTGTGAAAATTCAGCAAATTCTACATAAACAgaacaaaattattgaagaaaaatggaTTTCACAAATACGAATATCTAAAAACTTAGAGGTTAAGCAAAGGCTTTTGGATCAAGAAAGACACGCTTTAGAAACACTTgctaaaaatattgaaaacaatAGATTCATCTtaggaaaaagaaggagaaaaGCCAGAGAAGCCCTACAGAAGTTGGACAATTTAAAAGACTTATCTGTTCAAGAACTATTTATAATACCCTCCGAACGAGAACTAAAATATTATGAACTTAAACGTAAGGACGAAAAACTGGATGAAGGAATTCGAGCCCTGAATCAGGCCTTGCATCATGAATCAATCATGCCCGCATCTTGGTTAAAGGGAATAAAGCTGTTAGCTAGacaacaatttttaatacGGGACGAAATGCTTCAATACTCTTAA
- the pvg5 gene encoding Golgi 4,6-pyruvylated galactose (PvGal) residue biosynthesis protein Pvg5, whose amino-acid sequence MGLPLRIFAGNGIGGWCLRLFLFGSLILLLRPLIFYSNTTMKKLKTEYPIYHRHLSALKRNFYYTMDAQLGGIRNVVLINRPCFAASDNFLTLMGQNWYLKERNINVLSDICFPLSNNAHDSLPTFNNGSDLFNPLYFAVLNAATPARFTFHLFNHVMDSVVPFDEAKKFKVRSFPINYAEYADDECQLALKKIRPIPDKYLVSTRVLSDSRYLELSGAVVAFAPDASSSLLFELADIKQHKKTSADILIFLSKDHNLPVSFYDNYKLKYTLHFWQPPSFPDSSTIDDQAKLLFDYVVSQVVKYPYFVTDIYQIHLLGVYLNLKHVYLLENDDVEDAYYERQWMQAFQRKNVVAVAEELQTALRIIEQWKQL is encoded by the coding sequence ATGGGCCTTCCATTACGGATTTTTGCTGGTAATGGTATCGGCGGATGGTGTCTTCGACTATTCTTATTTGGAAGCCTCATTCTTCTACTTCGTCCTTTAATCTTCTATTCGAACACTACTATGAAAAAGCTGAAAACCGAATATCCTATTTATCATCGTCATTTGTCAGCTTTAAAAcgtaatttttattacacCATGGATGCTCAGTTAGGAGGTATTCGCAATGTTGTTTTGATCAACCGCCCATGCTTTGCCGCCTCTGATAATTTTCTTACTTTAATGGGCCAAAACTGGTACTTGAAAGAACGTAATATTAATGTCCTTTCTGATATATGTTTTCCCCTTTCTAATAATGCTCACGATTCTCTTCcaacttttaataatgGCAGCGACTTATTTAATCCTTTGTACTTTGCAGTTTTGAATGCTGCCACTCCTGCAAGGTTCACATTTCATCTGTTTAATCATGTCATGGACTCTGTTGTTCCTTTTGACGAGGCTAAAAAGTTCAAAGTTCGTTCTTTCCCCATCAATTATGCTGAATATGCCGACGATGAATGTCAACTTGCACTCAAAAAGATTCGACCAATTCCGGATAAGTACCTTGTCTCCACTCGGGTATTATCGGATTCACGATATCTTGAGTTAAGTGGTGCAGTTGTCGCCTTTGCCCCTGATGCGTCTTCTTCTTTGCTATTTGAATTAGCAGATATTAAGCagcataaaaaaacttcAGCTGATATACTGATATTTCTATCCAAAGATCACAATTTGCCTGTTTCATTTTATGATAATTATAAACTTAAATATACATTGCACTTTTGGCAGCCTCCATCTTTTCCCGATTCCTCTACTATCGACGATCAAGCCAAACTTTTATTTGACTACGTGGTGTCCCAAGTTGTGAAGTACCCATATTTTGTAACTGATATTTATCAGATACATTTACTTGGCGTTTATCTTAACTTGAAGCATGTTTATTTACTCGAAAACGATGACGTGGAAGATGCTTATTATGAACGACAGTGGATGCAGGCGTTCCAGCGGAAAAATGTTGTTGCTGTAGCTGAGGAACTTCAAACAGCTCTTCGAATAATTGAACAATGGAAGCAACTTTAA
- the mug162 gene encoding protein mug162 yields MDDEVYKQRLTALNNLRIVIFFDILIILLGYIGTWNLKTLQLVNPSLWSFSPSLWIYIRGTVLCADCIFTAGSANEYSAVQNSVFQVSSLMFYGLMMEFFGYSFDRVGCMELAFISFSAACYFNIRSIKSLSLKNKNWTIISIIEIPIKLHFILNVLLFLKFSEYMLPLLGRVHLSYHLFALWVINLYIWIKLIDSKDFVLGFLAGLSVLLLNTGSLITAKPLISYFNLLTSCLIIFPSIWIYAIEKKNFKNLSYEDDDYRNYW; encoded by the exons ATGGATGATGAAGTCTATAAACAAAGACTCACAGCTTTGAATAATTTGCGTATTGTCATTTTCTTCGATATTCTTATTATATTGTTAGGCTACATAGGAACTTGGAACTTAAAAACTTTACAATTAGTAAATCCTAGCTTATGGTCATTTTCTCCATCTCTATGGATATACATTAG GGGAACAGTTCTTTGTGCAGATTGCATATTTACAGCGGGTTCGGCAAACGAATACTCTGCCGTTCAAAATTCTGTGTTCCAAGTTTCCAGCCTTATGTTTTATGGCTTGATGATGGAATTTTTTGGGTATTCTTTTGAT AGAGTTGGTTGCATGGAACTCGCTTTCATAAGCTTTTCCGCTGCTTGCTATTTTAATATAAGGTCAATTAAATCTctatctttaaaaaataaaaattggaCAATAATCAGCATAATTGAAATTCCTATCAAACTGCACTTCATACTTAATGTTCTGCTGTTTCTTAAGTTTTCTGAATACATGCTTCCTTTACTTGGCAGAGTACATTTGTCCTATCATTTATTTGCATTATGGGTTAttaatttgtatatttGGATTAAGTTGATTGACTCCAAGGATTTTGTACTAGGATTTCTTGCAGGATTATCCGtacttcttttaaataCGGGTTCATTAATTACAGCAAAACCACTTATTTCTTActtcaatttattaacttcctgtttaattattttccCTAGTATATGGATTTATGCAATT gaaaagaaaaattttaaaaacctAAGTTATGAGGACGATGATTATCGAAATTACTGGTAA
- the pet1 gene encoding phosphoenolpyruvate transmembrane transporter Pet1: MSSKLTVNAHYSPLKDEDPLDHIDSQTALDSMETDSTGKSSLYFSKSDDPLSKDIEDGISTRKLEEMSVLEANAKEPDSENAPVSRLTIFFAVSSQIVFAILVTILNKQALNIINAPLLMLSFQMAFTSLMVKMYWRFSSVHFQTLRLASAIQLKKFIFVKILGIVSKTYCLAFVPVSFYQISRGLLLPFTILLSFVLLKQKTRLFPFGGCLLVMLGFGFGVRFESHVAPIGIILGVWSSFTTAIESVAVKHYVHEYPTLDLIYIFSALMSVFCLLLSVASLELLHTVQEVVGMQAIKFFIVLILSSLSNFYLNIATFTQIKVTSPVTYMISVSARSILQTLLAVAFLGETLYGNRIYGVILILVGTLLYTLAKEHERRVASA, from the coding sequence ATGAGTTCCAAGCTAACCGTCAATGCGCATTACTCTCCTTTAAAGGATGAAGATCCTTTAGACCACATTGATAGCCAAACGGCGTTGGACTCTATGGAAACCGACTCCACTGGCAAATCTTCCTTGTATTTTTCCAAGTCGGATGATCCCTTGTCGAAAGATATTGAGGATGGTATATCAACCAGGAAGTTGGAGGAGATGAGTGTTCTCGAGGCCAATGCAAAAGAGCCCGACTCGGAAAATGCTCCTGTTTCACGACTGACCATATTTTTTGCGGTTTCCTCCCAAATCGTTTTCGCTATCCTAGTTACCATTCTCAACAAGCAAGCTCTCAATATCATCAACGCACCACTTCTGATGTTGTCGTTTCAAATGGCATTCACATCTCTCATGGTAAAGATGTATTGGCGATTCTCCTCCGTTCATTTTCAAACCCTAAGATTAGCTTCTGCAATTCAACTTAAAAAGTTTATCTTTGTCAAGATTCTTGGCATCGTTAGTAAGACCTATTGCTTGGCTTTTGTACCTGTCTCATTTTACCAAATTTCCAGAGGTTTGTTGCTACCCTTTACAATTCTCCTTTCATTTGTATTgttgaagcaaaaaactCGCTTATTTCCCTTTGGCGGTTGTTTACTTGTAATGCTTGGCTTTGGCTTTGGTGTACGTTTTGAGAGCCATGTTGCCCCCATAGGAATTATACTGGGTGTTTGGAGTTCCTTCACTACCGCCATCGAATCCGTTGCCGTCAAGCATTACGTTCACGAGTACCCGACCTTAGATTTGATCTACATCTTTTCAGCTTTAATGTCGGTGTTTTGTTTGTTGCTATCCGTGGCGTCCCTAGAACTTCTCCACACAGTCCAGGAGGTTGTCGGTATGCAGgctatcaaattttttatcgtACTTATTCTTTCGTCACTTTctaacttttatttaaacattGCTACTTTTACACAAATAAAAGTGACTTCTCCCGTCACCTACATGATTTCTGTATCTGCTCGCAGTATTCTGCAGACTTTACTAGCAGTTGCCTTCTTGGGCGAAACACTGTATGGAAATCGCATTTATGGagtaattttaattttggtAGGTACGCTTCTCTACACACTTGCCAAAGAACATGAGCGCCGTGTCGCTTCTGCATAG
- a CDS encoding alpha,alpha-trehalose-phosphate synthase yields the protein MGRQFICSIYLPYTINFHLDELEGNHESHPAITHQEKVTQTHRDSVKIDDILTRLSISKSESGQATPVLTPQLEGMNDYFSLGPSKRTGGSMTPGLGAMSPIPGSGRSSPLYTQPRSRATSPSRVRQADRFAAPGIGAGALPIRRKRRDSLAKSVALFESARWSVERGVVGNSGLFHAVDAAVRDHGLQNPLWVGLLGMPTESLSEKTKNAISGALLVKHQSLVVYTSDSNFEGHYNHYCRKILWPSLHYQHNEIFSFFHEESNWDDYVAVNRAFADALIKNYKTGDTIWVNDYHLLLVPNMVRERIPSAIIGLFIHVSFPSSEVFRCFARRKELLQGMLGSNLIGFQTEEYKRHFLQSCSRVLYAESTFDRILLDDRYIDVYAHPIGADPVLVDKWLENPETLEVKEVLEKRYANLNIFVGCDKMDPIRGIREKLLAFEQFLYDNPEYQKNTILIQTSTFTEEQKEYGVAISDIVTRINSAFGDFSLDHLPVTILSSDLSYPQYLALLSVADAFIVTSLREGMSLTCHEFILTQRQKKSPLIVSEFIGCASMFSNGAFIVNPWSTLELSLSMKKALTLSTNERNQRYSNCLDVVLTHSASNWVTGFETKLKKSWTSQQKRDFSRLPRFTLNFIGNRYDHAKKRLLILNFDGNAVTWEGRHEFVDFHYGYMVSILSKLIADDRNIVYIASCLEEDELESLFMHVPGVGLIAENGCYVLPHYAENVHQSWIRLYKKQQMDWREPLHDIIQYYSERTPGSSLIDHGFAMEFNYVKAENRENGLRSAGELASSINETQHGCRAVPLDGRVLCEPTTISKATAANYIMTHLIKNPEELDLILVAGNNRTDESVFAWANKSKVSSFTVSMGVGNTEAKAYTDGIPSFFNVLNSLCA from the coding sequence ATGGGAAGACAATTCATTTGCTCAATTTATCTTCCATATACCATCAATTTTCACCTTGATGAGCTGGAAGGTAACCATGAATCACATCCAGCAATTACTCATCAGGAGAAGGTCACACAAACACACCGTGATTCTGTCAAGATAGATGATATCCTTACTCGTTTAAGTATCTCAAAATCCGAAAGTGGTCAGGCTACTCCTGTTTTGACGCCTCAACTTGAGGGGATGAATGACTATTTTAGCTTGGGTCCGTCAAAGAGAACTGGTGGTTCAATGACCCCGGGATTAGGTGCTATGTCCCCTATTCCAGGATCTGGCCGATCCTCTCCTCTGTATACCCAACCTCGTTCTCGCGCTACTTCTCCTTCTCGTGTTAGGCAGGCCGATCGTTTTGCGGCACCTGGTATCGGCGCTGGTGCACTTCCTATTCGTCGAAAGAGAAGAGATTCTTTAGCGAAATCTGTTGCACTTTTTGAATCTGCTCGTTGGTCTGTTGAGCGAGGAGTTGTAGGAAATAGTGGTTTATTTCATGCTGTGGACGCAGCTGTTCGTGATCATGGATTGCAGAACCCTCTATGGGTTGGTCTCCTTGGTATGCCAACTGAATCGTTATCtgagaaaacaaaaaatgctaTTTCAGGAGCTTTGTTAGTAAAACACCAATCTTTGGTTGTTTATACCTCTGATTCGAACTTTGAGGGTCACTATAATCACTACTGCCGTAAGATTTTATGGCCCTCATTGCATTATCAGCATAAcgaaatattttcattcttcCATGAAGAAAGTAATTGGGACGACTATGTCGCCGTAAACAGGGCGTTTGCCGATGctttaataaagaattaCAAAACTGGTGATACCATTTGGGTTAATGACTATCATTTGCTTTTGGTTCCAAATATGGTTAGAGAGAGGATACCCAGTGCAATTATTGGCTTATTTATTCATGTTTCTTTTCCCTCTTCCGAAGTTTTTCGTTGCTTTGCCCGAAGAAAAGAACTTCTTCAAGGTATGCTTGGGTCGAATTTAATTGGTTTCCAAACTGAGGAATACAAGCGCCATTTCCTTCAATCTTGTTCTCGTGTACTTTATGCTGAATCAACTTTCGATCGAATTCTTCTGGATGATAGGTATATAGATGTATATGCACATCCTATCGGTGCAGACCCGGTTTTAGTGGACAAGTGGCTTGAAAACCCTGAGACTTTAGAGGTTAAAGAAGTTCTCGAAAAGCGCTACGCAAATCTCAATATCTTTGTGGGATGTGACAAAATGGATCCTATAAGAGGAATTCGTGAGAAACTTTTGGCTTTCGAACAATTTCTTTACGATAACCCTGagtatcaaaaaaataccaTTCTGATTCAAACTTCAACCTTTACTGAAGAGCAGAAGGAGTATGGCGTTGCAATATCCGATATCGTCACTAGAATCAATTCTGCTTTCGGAGACTTTTCACTAGATCATCTTCCTGTCACAATTTTGTCAAGTGATCTATCATATCCTCAGTATCTTGCTTTGCTATCTGTTGCAGATGCTTTCATTGTGACATCTTTACGTGAAGGAATGAGTTTGACTTGCCACGAATTTATCCTTACACAACGTCAAAAGAAGTCGCCGTTGATTGTTAGTGAATTCATTGGCTGTGCTTCAATGTTCTCTAACGGTGCATTCATTGTTAACCCCTGGAGCACGTTGGAACTGAGTTTGTCAATGAAAAAAGCGCTTACGTTAAGTACTAATGAACGTAATCAGCGATATTCCAACTGTCTGGATGTTGTATTAACTCATTCTGCTAGCAATTGGGTCACTGGCTTTGAGACGAAACTCAAAAAGTCTTGGACTTCTCAACAAAAACGTGACTTTTCTCGTTTGCCAAGATTCACATTGAATTTCATTGGCAATCGCTATGATCATGCAAAGAAGAGGTTATTAATTCTTAATTTTGATGGAAACGCTGTTACCTGGGAAGGTCGCCATGAGTTTGTCGATTTCCATTATGGATATATGGTCAGCATATTGTCAAAGTTGATCGCTGATGATCGAAATATTGTATACATAGCTAGTTGTTTAGAGGAAGACGAGCTTGAATCGTTATTCATGCATGTTCCGGGTGTTGGTTTGATTGCGGAAAACGGCTGTTATGTGCTACCACACTATGCTGAGAATGTTCATCAATCGTGGATTCGTTTGTACAAAAAGCAACAAATGGACTGGCGTGAGCCATTGCATGACATTATTCAATATTACAGTGAAAGAACACCTGGCTCCTCGCTAATTGATCACGGCTTTGCCATGGAATTTAATTATGTAAAGGCAGAAAACAGAGAGAACGGTTTACGATCGGCTGGCGAGTTGGCCAGTAGTATTAATGAAACACAGCATGGCTGCCGTGCTGTTCCTCTAGATGGGCGAGTACTTTGCGAGCCTACTACTATTAGTAAAGCTACTGCTGCCAATTACATTATGACTCATCTCATTAAAAATCCTGAAGAGCTTGATTTAATTCTAGTGGCAGGAAACAATCGTACCGACGAATCAGTTTTTGCTTGGGCCAATAAGAGCAAAGTTTCATCATTTACTGTTTCAATGGGTGTTGGTAATACAGAAGCTAAGGCTTATACTGATGGTATTCCAAGCTTCTTCAATGTTTTAAACTCATTATGTGCTTAA
- the mam2 gene encoding pheromone p-factor receptor Mam2, translating into MRQPWWKDFTIPDASAIIHQNITIVSIVGEIEVPVSTIDAYERDRLLTGMTLSAQLALGVLTILMVCLLSSSEKRKHPVFVFNSASIVAMCLRAILNIVTICSNSYSILVNYGFILNMVHMYVHVFNILILLLAPVIIFTAEMSMMIQVRIICAHDRKTQRIMTVISACLTVLVLAFWITNMCQQIQYLLWLTPLSSKTIVGYSWPYFIAKILFAFSIIFHSGVFSYKLFRAILIRKKIGQFPFGPMQCILVISCQCLIVPATFTIIDSFIHTYDGFSSMTQCLLIISLPLSSLWASSTALKLQSMKTSSAQGETTEVSIRVDRTFDIKHTPSDDYSISDESETKKWT; encoded by the coding sequence ATGAGACAACCATGGTGGAAAGACTTTACTATTCCCGATGCATCCGCAATTATTCACCAAAATATTACCATTGTCTCTATTGTAGGAGAGATTGAAGTGCCAGTTTCAACAATTGATGCATATGAAAGAGATAGACTTTTAACTGGAATGACTTTGTCTGCCCAACTTGCTTTAGGAGTCCTTACCATTTTGATGGTTTGTCTATTGTCATCATCCGAAAAACGAAAACACCcagtttttgtttttaattcgGCAAGTATTGTTGCAATGTGTCTTCGGGCCATTTTGAATATAGTGACCATATGCAGCAATAGCTACAGTATCCTGGTTAATTACGGGTTTATCTTAAACATGGTTCATATGTATGTCCATgtgtttaatattttaattttgttgctTGCACCGGTCATCATTTTTACTGCTGAGATGAGCATGATGATTCAAGTTCGTATAATTTGTGCACATGATAGAAAGACACAAAGGATAATGACTGTTATTAGTGCCTGCTTAACTGTTTTGGTTCTCGCATTTTGGATTACTAACATGTGTCAACAGATTCAGTATCTGTTATGGTTAACTCCACTTAGCAGCAAGACCATTGTTGGATACTCTTGGCCCTACTTTATTGctaaaatactttttgcttttagCATTATTTTTCACAGTGGTGTTTTTTCATACAAACTCTTTCGTGCCATATTAATAcggaaaaaaattgggcAATTTCCATTTGGTCCGATGCAGTGTATTTTAGTTATTAGCTGCCAATGTCTTATTGTTCCAGCTACCTTTACTATAATAGATAGTTTTATCCATACGTATGATGGCTTTAGCTCTATGACTCAATGTCTGCTAATCATTTCTCTTCCTCTTTCGAGTTTATGGGCGTCTAGTACAGCTCTGAAATTGCAAAGCATGAAAACTTCATCTGCGCAAGGAGAAACCACCGAGGTTTCGATTAGAGTTGATAGAACGTTTGATATCAAACATACTCCCAGTGACGATTATTCGATTTCTGATGAATCTGAAACTAAAAAGTGGACGTAA
- a CDS encoding uncharacterized protein (Schizosaccharomyces pombe specific protein), whose protein sequence is MSTVLIPTFVPYGKNLLNTSFSFSSLLCILCFYKDGPLLFLYSPLSASYYCLLYASYTWNFVLSDEAYFQAAPGRSVRFAVLCLKPMATKKANKMHVFMQAACFHFRIATMTVIGNMARSDHDTALNCVKRIN, encoded by the coding sequence atgtCTACAGTGTTAATCCCAACCTTTGTCCCTTATGGAAAGAATCTTCTAAACacttctttctctttcagTAGTTTATTGTGCATTCTATGCTTCTACAAAGATGGTCcccttctttttctttattccCCTCTTTCTGCTAGCTACTATTGTTTACTCTATGCTTCCTACACTTGGAACTTTGTTCTATCAGATGAAGCTTATTTTCAAGCTGCTCCTGGTCGTAGTGTACGCTTTGCTGTTTTGTGCTTGAAACCAATGGCCACGAAAAAGGCCAACAAAATGCACGTTTTCATGCAAGCAGCTTGCTTTCACTTCCGAATAGCAACTATGACGGTTATAGGTAACATGGCGCGGTCAGATCATGATACTGCGCTTAATTGCGTCAAGCGGATCAATTGA
- the arp2 gene encoding ARP2/3 actin-organizing complex actin-related protein subunit Arp2 — protein MESAPIVLDNGTGFVKVGYAKDNFPRFQFPSIVGRPILRAEEKTGNVQIKDVMVGDEAEAVRSLLQVKYPMENGIIRDFEEMNQLWDYTFFEKLKIDPRGRKILLTEPPMNPVANREKMCETMFERYGFGGVYVAIQAVLSLYAQGLSSGVVVDSGDGVTHIVPVYESVVLNHLVGRLDVAGRDATRYLISLLLRKGYAFNRTADFETVREMKEKLCYVSYDLELDHKLSEETTVLMRNYTLPDGRVIKVGSERYECPECLFQPHLVGSEQPGLSEFIFDTIQAADVDIRKYLYRAIVLSGGSSMYAGLPSRLEKEIKQLWFERVLHGDPARLPNFKVKIEDAPRRRHAVFIGGAVLADIMAQNDHMWVSKAEWEEYGVRALDKLGPRTT, from the exons ATGGAGTCTGCTCCCATTGTTCTAGATAATGGAACTGGTTTTGTGAAG GTCGGATATGCTAAAGACAATTTTCCGCGCTTTCAATTCCCATCCATCGTAGGAAGGCCCATTTTACGTGCTGAAGAGAAAACAGGAAATGTTCAAATTAAAGATGTTATGGTCGGTGATGAAGCTGAGGCGGTGAGATCTTTACTTCAAGTAAAATATCCCATGGAAAATGGCATTATCCGTGATTTTGAAGAGATGAATCAACTTTGGGATTACactttctttgaaaaactaaaaattgATCCGAGGGGTaggaaaattttgttgacCGAGCCCCCTATGAATCCTGTTGCTAACCGCGAAAAAATGTGTGAGACAATGTTTGAACGGTATGGTTTTGGTGGTGTTTATGTCGCCATTCAGGCCGTTCTCTCTTTATACGCACAGGGATTAAGCAGTGGTGTAGTTGTTGATTCTGGTGACGGTGTAACCCATATTGTGCCTGTCTATGAAAGTGttgttttaaatcatttagTTGGTCGCCTTGACGTTGCCGGTAGGGATGCTACCCGCTATTTGATTAGCTTACTTCTTCGTAAGGGTTATGCTTTCAATCGTACAGCAGACTTTGAAACTGTTCGCGagatgaaagaaaaactttgTTACGTTAGTTATGATTTGGAATTGGACCATAAGCTTAGCGAAGAAACTACCGTTTTAATGCGTAATTACACCCTTCCTGATGGAAGAGTTATTAAAGTTGGTTCTGAGCGTTATGAATGTCCAGAATGTCTATTTCAACCTCATCTGGTTGGTAGTGAACAACCAGGTTTGagtgaatttatttttgacaCTATCCAAGCAGCTGATGTGGACATTCGCAAGTATTTGTATCGCGCCATTGTTCTCTCAGGTGGTAGCAGTATGTATGCCGGTCTTCCTTCACGTcttgaaaaggaaataaaacaGTTATGGTTTGAGCGTGTTCTTCATGGAGATCCCGCACGTTTGCCTAACTTTAAGGTTAAGATTGAAGACGCTCCTCGTCGCCGTCATGCCGTGTTTATCGGCGGCGCCGTATTGGCAGATATCATGGCTCAAAACGATCACATGTGGGTGTCCAAGGCAGAATGGGAGGAGTATGGAGTACGTGCACTAGACAAATTGGGTCCTAGAACTACTTAG
- the fta6 gene encoding protein Fta6: MEDKYILLSAVETFKSRLEELLMQSAKVQKQTMLRKELASSMNDMASTVQEALNKKKSS; encoded by the exons atggaggataaatacattttattGTCAGCAG TGGAAACGTTTAAATCACGTCTGGAAGAACTGCTAATGCAATCGGCCAAAGTACAAAAGCAAACGATGCTTAGAAAGGAATTAGCTTCTTCGATGAATGATATGGCTTCTACGGTACAAGAagctttaaataaaaaaaaaagttcgTAA